The Sparus aurata chromosome 12, fSpaAur1.1, whole genome shotgun sequence sequence AAATTTAGCtaatagctaatgttagcctctACAGCTGTTGGTCATAACATTGGTCTGTCAAGTAAGACTTTAACATTAACTGCTAAATTGTAGTGTAACATTAGCACGAGTCATTCAGTCCAAATACACGACTCAGTGATATCACATATACACAGTTATCTATCTAAacttgctaatgttagctagtgttagccaCTCAAGCTAACAGTAACAACATACCAAGACTGTAGCATTCAGTACAAAATTGTAATTTAAGATTAGCAAAGTCAAGCAGTccaaaaacatgaatcagtaACGTCTCATACACAGTTTTATCTATCTGAAGTTAGCTAacagaagctaatgttagccaccATGAGCTAGCAAAACTCCTGAACAaggatgtgttttgtttcttgtaaACTTTTAATTTGTAAGAGGAAGATATCACTTTAAATCTACATCCTTGTTCTGTTTTACAGCAACATAAACTTCAACCCGTCATAATTAAAGCATCATCAGCAGGGAGGATTCGTCTGTGTTCAACTTTAAAAGGTGAAATAAAGGTTTTCGTAGTTTATGATGATAATTCTTGGATTAAAGTTGGATTAAACCTGGATTATATCACCTCAACTGTGATTATTTTCTCTATGGGAGCTGGATTAAATTGTGTTTGATCTGCAGATTAGGTGTGAACTAATCCTGCTGTGTAATCTGGGTGATTTCCAACACATCCTCAGGCCGGGCAGCGAATCTCTGTAATTATTTTGGTTGGCGTCTGAAATGTGTCCTTTGCACAGAGTGTGAAAAACTATCCAGGGTGGATTGAAGTGTCTGGATAGATTATTAATCTTGTTATTTCAGGTAAATCAGATCAAATAGTTCCAGACTTCAGTCGATATTTAAccaatttaattttatttaagtCAGTTCCCTTTGTTAAAGATCTAAGATGAGATATTTGAGGTTTGTTGGTTTTGATTTTTCGATATGttgagaataaaaaaagtagAATATCACCAGAAAAGGAATTTGTTCAAAACTGTATATTCATTTCTCAAAGTAAAGTTATAAATCAGAACTACTATTAGACATTCTGAAATGATCGAACGTCTTCTGGAAACAAATTCACTGCGCACTCGAGAGGAAGACGTCTATTGATCGACACAGAATCTGCTCTGcacattttcttctccaagaaaagaaagaaaccttTCTGATGCCACATGACTCTCCCCCCCCGTCAGCCTTCTTATTTATAGATGACTTTATCTCAGCGGCCCTCAGAGATAAGTTCACCCACATATGAAAAATCTTTCGTTATCTTCTCACCCTCAAGCTGATGGATGAATGTCGCCAGTCCACAAGACATTTCTCGGggggcttcacagcaaaacatctCAGCGTTCTCTTAAACAAGGGAAGTAGACGAGGACTACAAGCCCTGAGGTcccagattgatttgaaaagatgttatttacacacttTTTTAAGATCTCCACTGTAGCTGCGAAGCTCAAAGTGTTACAGCACAAGATCAATGTCTTTTCAGATCAACGTGGGGTCTCGGGTCTTCCAGAGATTTGGATTACgagctgtttggagccattttattattttttctggttgttttcttctgttttaaaagtccatatctacttcagttgtttgctGCAACGCTACAAACAAccttcacctgactctccatcagcatgaAGGTGAGgagatgattttattttcaattccTTTAATGTCTCTCAAGTGTTTCCTTCTCTTCAACATTAgttataaatcattttattccTCAAAATCATGTCTTTGAGACACGAAATCTGTTAATTCGCCTGCTAATTTGTGACTCACACCTTTGTCGATCAATTTCTCGCTAACTAGAAGATTCATTTTGACACCTGAACCTTTCTTCACCTCTCTGCTATCAACCAGCTCCTCCTGACAGTTATTAAACCTCCTGCACTGATCTCAACTCCACTTCTCTCAGGGTGGAAATAGTTTCGCGTCTCATTCTGAAGCTACCATCCTCTTTTATAAGCTGACTCACTCGGGTCAGACGTCTCTATTATCGCTCATCAGAGCATCAAATGAAACCTGGGAGTGGCTCAAACACAGATCCACTGTTTAAATTCTTTTGGGCTCACAGGAAATAAAGCAGTTGTTTAGAAAGTCCTACTTGCCCGTGCAAGCGCCTCTGTGCTCATGTTTACAAGTGGTTGATTATgtaagcagcacacacacacacacacacacacacacacacacacacacacacagataacatTGTCTTACACAACACAACCTCTTAAACACTGAGGACTTTAATCTTTCTGAATGTCAAGAACGACGATTATGTCCgactttaattttgaaatctGGCTGCAGCGACGTAATCAAACGGGCCGGGCTCAGATGTGACTGTGTAAACTAGCAGAAAATCTACTGTGGTAAAGTTCATCGGTTTAAAGCAGAAGGACATCATGGGGTCGTCTAATGGAGAGCTAATGTAATGTTAGCTTCACGTCTCGATGAACGACTTCCTGTATGTTGTTAACACTGTAGTTCTGCTCACACACCGTCGGCCCGGTTTAGTAAACAGACGTTATCTGCTCAGAAAATCACGTCGTCTTGTTAACCAAACGTTCACGATGCACCAGCGAGTCTGTGATTTCATTTCATGTATGTTCTGCTGTAAGAACGTCACATTTACAGACACCTGGTGACGTGAAACACATCGAGAACAGAGCTGAAACCATCGATAACTCTTCGTAATAACATTCATTGATTATTTATAGTTAATAAAACTTTAGTTCATAGTTATTTCACCTTGAATCAACTATGACTTGCTtgataaaccatttattaagcagctgtaaaggtttataaacatcagttacaACCTTGTAATAAGCAACTGCTTAATGAATGTTTactaactaaagtttaattaattttaatccataattgattaatcaaagGGAGCATTTGAGGAACTACGACTGGCTACATCGATATCTgctttagttttagttttaagtttttttttttcctttacgtggacttaaaaatacaaaataaatgtaactgGATCACATAATCAGGATgcagaagaaggaagaaggTAACTGTATTCCGGCAAAGTTACAGAATAAAAGATGTAATAAGATTACAgatataattattaaaaaaaaagggatttctGACAGGATAACAAATTTAAGATAAAGAATAATAAACCAGTCACAGGTCTCATCATTCCGGTCTCGAGTGaaaccaaacacacagatgttttttcGAGAGTGTATTcttataaatgtttattttatttggtcTTGAAGTTGTCTAAAAGTAACAGAAAGTAATAAGTAACATAACTTTCATGTTCTGATACTCAGTAAGTTACTGACCACATTCTTCAACAGGAAATCAGTAACTGTATCGGAATACATTCTTAAAGCGACCCTGAATTTACCGTCTGTTTTCCACTGACCAGATGTcgatttgttggtttgtcaactGGATTACACGAAAACTACttaacagatttccatgaaacttggatgcaGGAtgagtctcggcccagaatagagcTCATAAAGTTCTGGTGTGGATGTGggtaaagggacggatccaggactGGCGGAGGTATATGCTCTACAGAGTGCCATCCTAGTTCCCCTCTCGCGTCACGCTGGCCTCTTTATCCATGTcgctgtttatttttgttgttgtgtttgttgtaaaGAACCTTGTAACACTGGTTTTAATACaaataaactaataataataataatattcagaTAATTAATAATTTCTTAATCACATTTCTTTGGTTCCTGCTTCCAAAACAAGCGGATTCAatacttttctttgtcttttaaaggctttaaactgaatatatttgagtTTTGACTGTTGGTCAGATAAAACAAGTAATCTGATTACCTCATATTGAACTTTAATGGGTGTTTTTTCACAATCTTCTGATATTATATGGACAAAAAACAATCTAGAGGGTGTTTCTCAGACTGATCGATGATGGGAATAAAAACTTTTCACTCCTTTGATTCAAACGAAGAGTGAAGAAGACTTTCAGTTTCTTCTTCGCTCTCCATCCTCCACCCGACCCTCCATCATGTCCTTGACCCTCAGTATTTTCTCAGGGACTCTCACTGTATCTTCCCTCTTATACTTCTGCCTCCATGTCCACTGCCCCCCGGGGTTGATAATGTGGTGTCTGCACTTCTGCCCCATCCACAGATTAACCACGCTTTTGTCGGGGGGGACAAAGAAAAGCCCCTCCCTGCTGCTGAGCCGGGGCTTTCAGCATGGCCCCTTGCCAGGGGAGGCTTTAAAAGGGTGGGGGCGCGTGGCTTCCTCTCACTCTCACGGCAGGACAACCCAAGGGCATCAAAGCAAGGTGAGTCCCCTGTCCCTCACCAGGCCAGCGCAGCCAGGGTGGGCAGCAGCAAGCCAGGGTGCAGCGGCCCCCCAACATatccacacacactccacaaTCCCCAAACACAGGAGCCACCCGGGCTCCAGGGCCCCAAAAAGGCCGACACTGCACCGGTGATAAACAGTGGTGATGGTGGAAAAGcctccgcagcagcagcagaggggaGGAAATGGGCAGAAAATAAGATAAAGTGATAGAATGGGCGGGAGAGAGAAGTCTAGATGAAGCCTCAGGGTTCGTTTTTCGTGTGTAGGGATTATAAATAGACCGATTCTAGTCGCCAGGAAATTATGTTGCCTTTTGAACCTTTAAATACAAATTGTTTCTGCTGCATTTAACTCGCTGTGTAGCCGGCTGGGCTCGTTTGTTTGCGTAGAATAACACTTTTAGGCTTTAAAGTTGTTACCTTGCACGTTAATTTCTGCTATTTCAGCCAAACTTTGCTCGAAATCTGCATCAGAATCGAATGTTcagctaattttttttttttttattatctgacTGTGTGAACGAAGTCTTCGCTTCAACCatcttgtgtgtttctttttttcccttttccagACAAGATGACTCACCACTGCACCAAGTTCTCCGGCCACTGGAAGGTGAGTCTGCAGAAAACGGAAACACAGATTCATTCATCAACCTCACCGGAGGGACCTCTCAATCAATTTACCAGTTTTTTCTCtccgggttttttttttaatacgaTGCCTCGACTGGAAGGGAAAAACACTTTATCACCGGAGCTGCTCAGAGCTACACGACTGTGCCTTCAGACTTTTTggttttttaatcattttcatttattaaacATCTGTTTGTTAGTTTCATACAGATTATTATACAGAAATAGGACAGGACATAGGACCCTAACCCTATTATGATACATAATCAATCATGTAAATGCTTCAGGATACAAATGTTACTCTTGTTTTCCAAATTTGGGACATTTAACAACGACAAAAACTCAAATTTATGGCTTTAATCTCACAGCGAAtggttttacatttacattttcttcactACAACTGTGACTTCCGAGCGCTTCATACATCGCCGTCTGTGTTTCCCTCCCCAGATCATTGTCTTCGACGAGGAGTGCTTCCAGGGCCGTCGCCATGAGTTCACCTCCGAGTGCTGCAACGTGATGGAGTTCGGCTTCGAGACCGTGCGCTCCCTCAGGGTGGAGAGCGGAGCGTGAGTAGTAAAAAAAGAGGACCAAAGATACTCGAGGTTAAGTTTGATATGAAAATACTGAGAATGCCTTGCTTCCTCTTCCGCAGCTGGGTGGGTTACGAGCACGCCTCCTACCAGGGACAGCAGTTTGtcctggagagaggagagtaCCCTCAGTCCGACGCTTTCGGAGGCAGCAACGCCTACCACATCGAGAGGATGACCTCCTTCAGACCTATCGCCTGTGCTGTACGTGACaacccctcttcttcttcttctactcttcTGTGCTTAGACTGGAATAGCAACTCAAACGCACCTATTGTTCTTTCCCGTCcctgcagaaccacagagaGTGTCGTATGACCATCTACGAGCGTGAGAACTTCCTGGGCCGTAAGGGCGAGCTGAGTGACGATTATCCCTCCCTCCAGGCCATGGGCTGGTGCAACAATGAAGTTGGCTCTCTCAGGATCCAGTCTGGAGCGTGAGTGTCCTCAGCCCTCTCacctcattttaaaaataatccGGCCGCGACTTTCACAACAGACCGTCTTTTGCAACATTTCATCAACACTtccttctctctcgctctgtgaTTTCTCAACAGATTTGTGTGCTACCAGTATCCTGGTTATCGTGGATACCAGTATATCATGGAGTGTGATCGTCACTGTGGGGAGTTCAAACACTTCAGGGAGTTTGGCTCCCACTGCCAGACCCCTCAGATCCAGTCCATCCGCCGTATTCAGCAGTAACAACCTACTCCAAAAAAGCCCTTTCACCCATGTGAACCTTCACCTCTGACCCCTTCTGCTTCCCAGTGCTGAATAAACTGTCTTTCTTAAACCCTACTGACTTCCACCATTGTATCTGCTTATCTGATCGACTGTGAGAGAGATTGAGCGCCGGCGTGTTTTTCCTGAATTACAATCGCTCCGACACAGGTCACAATAGCGGTGTCGACCTGGTGTCAGTAGTTTAGCAATAAAAGGTCGAGTTGCAATGAGTTGAAATGAAAAACTGAGTttatagttttaaaaaatgtgcagcGTTGTTGTTAATCTGACGAACATGTGTGAAGAAAATTATAACAaatattagcaaaaaaacacttttgagcTGGAAAATTCATCAGTAGTTTGATAATCCCTGCGCTTAAATCAATTATCAATCCAATAATTGAGGCATTATCTCGTTATTGCTTCTTAAATATGAAGATTTTACTTAAATCAATGGTTTATAGTTTTGTAAAGTTAATACTTTTGGGTTGAGGGCTGTTGATCAGAAATACAAGACAATTAAAGACATCATTTTGGGCATTTTCCACCCTTTTCTGGTGGTTTATAATATAAGTAATTCATATTTAAATCTAAAAAGTAATCACCATTTGGAGCTGCAGTTAAAGTATGTATGATTTTATCCAAAATGTTTGGATATCTATTTATTCTCGTGCAATGAATGATTActttcttgattaatcaattagttgttggCTCTATAAAGTGTCAAGGAGGtcaaagatgttcagtttatAAAGTCataaaggaagaaagaaaccagaacataCTGACAtctaagaagctggaatcagagaattttaaCCCGACGTACTCAAATTTATAATCCAATTATCAAACTAGCAAATCCTTGAAAATGGACGAGAGTGAGTTTCAAATCTACGTATCTTTTAGGCGAGTGGTCACAAAACTGTCTAACACCTCAAATCAAAAAGAAATATCTTCCACTGAACGCTCATCACTGGTTGGATAACGCCTATCAGTTTGATAAAAAAGTGACGTCATCAGTAAATTAATTATCCGGTGagaagacagaagaaaacaagGTAAAGATTAGATGAAACTCCTTCGTTCTGTTAATCATCCTGTGACCCTCTGATCGATCACATGAGCTCATTACTCCAGTATTGATCTCATGAGTGACTTTACCAAAGtaacatttcagcattttttcaaatatataaatacttCTGAGTTcggtattattacctcattaatagtgttaggagtttgaatttcttctccaaagaGACATCGTGCCCctttaatgtcagaaaatattgaaaaatgtaaatttttccAGAGTACAGGTTGATATATTGACATCTCTTTCTTTAATCTGAACCCAAATATATTAATTTTACTACCATAAAAGAGGAAAACCCTCATATTTAACGATAACTGACcacattttgcttttattttgtttttttagcctAAATAATCTCTTAAATTATCATCTAAAGGATGCAGGCTGCATATTAAATAGCTGGCTGCTTCACTATATGGTCAATACTTCTTCCACTATATGGCTGTGCCTTATTTCTCCGCACATTCAGggtaataaaacatgttttgcctGCTGTGAGAGGCCTCCTTCTCCTCTATACGTCCACTGCAGTGCATTGGGAGCATTACCAGTGCTGGCCAGGAAACGGCACTGCGTTTCcaccaaaacaacacacacacccagctgACTGGGAGCATCCATCCtatagaaaaacacatttgctgtGTTGTGATATTTAACTGttagaggctgctgctgcttcgtGACCATCCAGATCCGGATCTTAttcagcacagacacacacagtgaacagcTGCAGGGACCAGTCCAGTTCAAATAGTCCTGAATGTGTCGCCCGCCCCCCTCGGTGGGATATTTCCTGTACACGGACTGGTCGATGTTATTCCCAGTAAATCACCACTGACATGCTCCAGCTCCACATCtgtactaaaaaaaaacaaaaaaaagggaagtccatatttataaaaaaaaaaaaaaaaaagaaatcatgccAGTAAAGTGACGTCAGCTGAACACGTAGCGCCATTGCTTGTATTTTATAGTGCAGAAAGTAAAACACTAATgttgttgaaaataaataataaaatgtctaaaatctGATTGAtttgctctaaaaaaaaaaaaaaaaaaaaaagtgtccgtGTGGTCCGCCTCCAGCCCAGCACTGACCCGCTCCGGGTTTTACGAGCCTCTCCCCGCCGCAGTGGGAGGAAGTTGAACCACAAAGCAAGCAGAgccacaaaaatacagaaaaatacacCGACGGGGGACTTCTACGAAACATGTGCCATACTGGAGCTGGGAAACGAGCAGCTTAACCGAAAGGAGCGGACTGAATCGCCTGGCAAAGCAGCGGAAGGGACGCTTCGGGGGTTGTAGCCACTTAGCTCCTCTCAACTAGCCGACTGTGGGCTCCCCCAGCACGGATAGCCTGGCAGGCAGGAGTCGCTCGGGGCAGGCGGAGTGCGACGACCCGCTCGGCTCCCCTCGTTTTAATCGCGGTATCGACCCCTGTGCGGTCGATTCACGGGCGAAGCCCACCAGCACCGCGTCGTGTTCGGTGTTTAACATTACCCAGGGTGGTCAGCCGTGTCGGTTAACCACACTTCACGACGGGAGAGGGAAAAGTTATCGTTTACTACCGCCGGCCAGCCGATTTCCATCTACCCAGcgctccctccccctcctccaccaccgccaccatcaGCGTCACCATCAGCCCACAGTCAGTAGCTCTGTGCTGGGTCTCCAGGCGAGGAGGGTCCCCCCCCAACGCTCGGGGTAACTCAACAAGCAGCTATGGATTATTTCACGCGATCTCGCATCTGTTTTTGAGGCCGTTGGACTCTTAAAgactttgtgtatttttttgtgtccaCCACCGGCAGCGACCTGCAAGACTTCCCCAAATGCGAGCAGGCAGTTGACTCGCAGCCGTTAGCTTAACGTTATTAAGTAAAATCGCTGTCTGAAATCGAGCCAGTGTTTTGCTGTTAGTCTGCCAGCTAGCGACTCTTGTTGGCTGCTGACAAACGCAGggggtattttttttattacatgtaTCTGCTGAACGGAGACAAGCCCAAACTAGATGCATAGATCGATCAACCACTCGATATACCTTATCCGATAGTTAGCCTAACTGGGGCTAGCAGGTTTCATTTTTGCTAGCTAGCGTGGCGGCTAACTAGCAGACGAACCCAAAATATCGATATCGCCGAGCGAAGCAACGGCTCGAAACAAGTTGGTGCTGTGTCTCTGGGCTTGTGCTCTTAGTTTAGTTTAATTACAAGCCTCGGTGctaaattattataataattaaaacacacacaaaaaacccagtCGAGGTGTTTCAaccacatcttttttttttttttgtcgggCGACATTTTTCTGGTGTGATTGATGAGCCGTTAgggaacattttcaacaggAAGCCAAAGCCAGCAACATAAACAACAGCGGTGTGTCGAGGGGTTTGTTTTCTGGGAGTCCTGGCTCGTCTTCAACCTGTTTTTTACGTGTGagagattttcatttttctccacTTGGTGCACCAGCTGAGATATTACTAAGGacgacgaatgagacacagttCAACCTGTCTCCGAGTGTCCTCCCCTCCCtgaatttccctttttttctctctctcggtCGCTTGAtacggagaagaagaaggagaagaaaaacccAACAACACGTGTGTCCCGGTTCTATCACACGTATTGTGAAGGAGCACCGTGCAGCAGCCACTTCActaaaataagaacatttttcTCTCATTCTCGACAAGCacagtgtttacattttaaaagaggaaacaaaaaaccctGATACACATGCCGCACTGGAGACGAACCAGTCGTTTTTTGGACGTCTTCCCATCAAGAGGACCAGGAGAAACCCCCCAGAGACCTGCAAGATCTGACAGCTGCCTCCAGACCCAACATCTGGTGCACCTTTCCTACCCGTGTGAGACATATCACGTTACTTTAAAGCGAGGAAGTGCTGGCCTCTAAACGAGATCTCACCAGCagcattattattttctctccccccctctctctctctcctcccaacAACACACGCCCGTAAGAAACCTGCATTTCTGCACTTAATGGGATTACAAGGACGGTGATCTAGCGGCCCTGGTGACTGTGTTATCTCTCTGGCTAACCTGTCACCCAATGTCTTCCctcctcagtttgcttttctctctcacaaTGATGGTAGTTTGAGGTTGGAGTGAGCTTTAGACTGCGAGCCGGAGACAACGACACCGTTTCCCCCCCCTACCGTCGATGGTCAGCCCCGCCGCCCGCTCAGCTGGCCCTGTCACGCACCTCGGCGCTTGATGTTGGTCATATCTGGTGGaggacattgttttttttaattcaaaaccCACCCCAAACCCGGCTGCTTTATTGATTTGGTCGTCCCAGGGTCGAAAGATGGCGGACCTCGAAGCAGTACTCGCCGATGTCAGTTATTTGATGGCGATGGAGAAGAGCAAATCTACTCCAGCGGCCCGGGCGAGTAAGAAAATCATCCTGCCCGAGCCCAGGTAAGCACATCTAACAAAGAGCTTTGTACACGTTGTGCTGTGTGGTTTTTGTTTGCCTGTCAAATggatgaatctttttttttgtgtgtgcatgctatGCAGCCATATAGGGAGATGGAGGCGTGCTTCCTTCTCAAACCTGTGACTTACTGTAGATGCTCAGTGAAATATGACAGTGGAGCATTTTCAGCTGAGATGTCTGCAAACATGCAGCCACCTCACTGGCTTCATTATGCCACCAAAACAACCGTGCAGGGGCTTCAGCTTGCATGCCATTTTACTTTACCAAGAAGTTAACGCAGTGTGCAGATCTTATGTGGCTCTCTGAGGGCAGGTTGTGATGCAGAAACATGCAGGATATTTGTCACGTTGGAGTCATTTCTGCAAATAATACCATCTGTTATTGGTGGCTTTTATTCCTCATTTGCTCCCAGGCTTGCTGGCTGCTTTATATAGCATTTGCCACATATTTATAGATGCTGCTGTTCCTTGTCTGTGGTTGTTATACTGCTCTGTAAACCCCTTTTGATGCAGTTGCACTGTCAGTATATGCTGCTCCTCCATGCTGTTTGCAAAGAGCCCAGCACGAGTAGGCCATCAAGATGAGCCCACAGCTAAAGTCTGATTTAAATAATACACCCCCCTCTTAACATCTACACATAATTGCACATCCTTTTGTCCCTGCTACGCAGCTCGTCAGGAGCCCGAATGTGTCTCTTCAGACCAGGTTTCAGGCGTGTAGCATGCAACTTGATTGAAGAGGATGTGGTTAAAATTTGGTTATTGAGAGGGTTGCTTTTCACACGGGGTTTGTAGATTTGATAGTGCGTTTGGGAGACTTAGTCAAATGatgaccagtgtgtgtgtgtgtgtgtatgtgtgtgtgtgtatgtgtgtgtgaggaacaGCTTTGTGTAGAGCAGATCTTAGCCGGGAGTTGGCACCGCTGTCAGATTTAATTTGCGTTCATCATGTTTTCAGCTGTACACCTTGTACCTCGCATTTATTAATCACAAGCTGAAAACTATTATTGACACACCCACACGTGTGTAAACCCGGCAGCTCGACACGATGATATCTCTGTGTGCATGTCGGTTTATTTTAGCAACCATTACATTTAAACCAAGAGTCATTTAAGAGGAGGTCAGCTATTCATTCACTTATTTACTGACTCGTTTCGGTAGATCAGCAGAAAGCAGTGATCCAAACAGTGTGTTACACACAGTAATGAACATGAAgcctgttgattttttttccccaactgGAATCATTTCATTAAAGGTTATTCTCTAATAGCTAATTAGATATTCCAGTCCAGCTCAATTGGCGTTCATATATTAGAGTTTAGAATGATATACAGTCATTCATTAGCTCCTATAGCTCATTCATCCATGTATCTGTCATGAAAAGCAGAAACACCCTGCCCTCTTGACAAGTTCAAGAGAATATTCTCACCTCCAATTCACAGCAGAAAGGATCTGAATGTTTGACATTAATTCTCCCTCCGGGCGGTTTCTgagctgttagctgtcaatatTAACTGACATAGGCTGACATTTAAACTACTCATTTTATAACGCAACCATTTTATAACTAATAAATGTTTGACTTATGTATCACATAATAACTCTGGGTGTTGCCTGGCCCTCTCCTCTGAGATGATTTAACAGCAACACCAAGATTTTTGCATATTCAAAAAAGAAATCCCTTTGCTTTACATTACTGCTAAcctttttgtaaaatatttctgtGCTGGCAAGTGTCGGTTTCCTTCCTATAGGCGCTTGTTGGTTTCGCTTTGTGTCAGTATCGTATTGAAACTAACTTCCAGAAACTTAAAGCTTGCTCGAGACCGCCAATTCTTTAAAGTGAACGCTCTGTCACATTGCATTTTGTCGTGTCAGTGAATGAACTCCTGTTAATGTGGCACAATAACTTAAATGCAGCATTGGTTTTACATAGTCTTGTGTTCATAAATCGTATAGGTAATATCATCACTACTGGTGCTACTGAGTGACAGCATTGTTAACGTTTATCAAGTTTACATACCGCGAAAACACATCTTAAATGTGAAATAGCTGAGTTGATTTACTGTATTTGACATTGCACATATCGCAGTTTGACTATTGCACACATTGCGTTGTTGATGCTGAAACGTTACATTGCGCAGCTGCACCTGCAGGCTTGAATGTGTGCCCATAAAAAAGTTTGTAGCTTGCTGTATCCCAACTGAACTCGCTTGTATTGGTTGCACAGGACGGATGTAGACGGCTAACCATGCTGAGCCATACATGTCGAAAAAtgatatttaaaatgttgatttgaaaAGTTTCTATGGAAATCCTCAGACACTGTTATTATAGGGAGAATAGGTCACGGTTgattttgtaattttaaaacAGTTGTGAATGCAAGCAGACTACAGCTGCCATTTTCTGGATGAAGCAAGCTACCAACCGCTCATTAATTTTTGATTTAAGTGTTATAGGTAAGACCTGAAACTGTGTGAAAGGCCAGAATTGGAGCAGGAAGTTACAGTCGACACACGAGGTTTATTTCTGTGTCTTTAAAAGCAGTTGCTAGATGAGGCTTTTTTTATGGTTGAATCAGCCGACAGCTAATCTTCCTCGCC is a genomic window containing:
- the cryba4 gene encoding beta-crystallin A4; translated protein: MTHHCTKFSGHWKIIVFDEECFQGRRHEFTSECCNVMEFGFETVRSLRVESGAWVGYEHASYQGQQFVLERGEYPQSDAFGGSNAYHIERMTSFRPIACANHRECRMTIYERENFLGRKGELSDDYPSLQAMGWCNNEVGSLRIQSGAFVCYQYPGYRGYQYIMECDRHCGEFKHFREFGSHCQTPQIQSIRRIQQ